The following proteins are co-located in the Desulfonatronum thiodismutans genome:
- a CDS encoding DNA translocase FtsK, translating to MSPSAVTADAPQENETRLLREICALTLLFVAAFLILSLSSYHPQDPSFNQQATSIQSINNQAGIVGAYVAGLFVDLFGLLAFVFPVVLVWLGVACVWSVFRVPWWRWVGMLLLCCALLAAASHPWGAERFVMAGIQGGGYFGDQLHALSMVLFHERGALLLWLFLVFLSSQLLFGVYWTTWGSALAEWIKRPPRPRPVKDKPGKRRNNDMPPSLLEEFQVPGGKSRAVKPKPKDGKRERDPLAAVTEKLDFALGEKGGPFFPSLNLLAVPDRKQPRTSPQRLQEMAKSLSACLADFGVQGEVQNIQPGPVITMFEYKPAPGVKISRIAGLSDDLSLGLKAASVRVVAPLQGKDAVGVEIPNEHRQSVWLRDILESDAFQKSKSKLTIAIGKDIEGLPMVADLARMPHLLVAGATGAGKSVGLNAMIVSILFKARPDEVKFLLVDPKRIELAVYADLPHLVHPVVTDMSLAKSALDWAMAEMDARYEAMAALGVRHISSYQQKVAGLPPEEAEQHRAMPYLVIIIDELADLMLTAGKEVEVCIVRLAQLARAAGIHMILATQRPSVDVVTGLIKANFPCRISFQVTSKHDSRTILDSVGAEHLLGQGDMLFKPSAGKLQRMHGAFVGDDEIAAVVKAWHEQQPPSFELDFTEWAKEEAGGNNGLGPEGSDVVDDPIYSQAVEFVLEQGRASISLLQRRFRIGFNRSARFIEQMEKDGLLGAQEGSKPRAVIKSKKG from the coding sequence ATGAGTCCTTCCGCCGTGACCGCCGACGCCCCCCAAGAAAATGAAACACGACTGCTGCGGGAAATCTGCGCGCTGACCCTGCTTTTCGTCGCCGCTTTTCTCATCCTCAGCCTGTCCAGCTACCATCCCCAGGATCCGTCCTTTAACCAACAGGCCACCAGCATCCAGTCCATCAATAATCAGGCCGGAATCGTCGGGGCCTATGTGGCCGGACTGTTCGTGGACCTGTTTGGGCTGTTGGCGTTCGTGTTTCCGGTGGTCTTGGTCTGGTTGGGGGTGGCCTGCGTCTGGAGCGTGTTCCGGGTGCCTTGGTGGCGTTGGGTCGGCATGCTGCTGCTTTGTTGCGCCTTGCTGGCCGCGGCCAGTCATCCCTGGGGCGCGGAGCGGTTTGTCATGGCCGGGATTCAGGGAGGCGGCTACTTCGGAGACCAACTCCACGCTTTGAGCATGGTTTTGTTTCATGAGCGCGGGGCTTTGCTGTTGTGGCTTTTCCTGGTCTTTCTGTCCTCGCAATTGCTGTTCGGCGTCTACTGGACCACCTGGGGAAGCGCCTTGGCCGAATGGATCAAACGACCTCCCCGCCCTCGCCCGGTCAAAGACAAGCCCGGTAAGCGCAGAAATAATGACATGCCCCCGTCCCTGTTGGAGGAGTTTCAGGTTCCCGGAGGAAAAAGCCGGGCCGTCAAGCCTAAGCCCAAGGACGGAAAAAGGGAACGGGACCCGCTGGCCGCGGTCACGGAGAAGCTGGATTTTGCTTTGGGGGAGAAAGGCGGACCGTTTTTTCCGAGCCTGAATCTTTTGGCCGTTCCGGACCGCAAGCAGCCGCGTACCTCTCCGCAGCGCCTGCAAGAAATGGCCAAGTCCCTGTCGGCCTGTCTGGCGGACTTCGGGGTTCAGGGTGAGGTCCAGAACATCCAGCCCGGCCCGGTGATCACCATGTTCGAATACAAGCCCGCGCCGGGGGTGAAGATCAGTCGGATCGCCGGTCTGAGCGACGATCTGTCCCTGGGGCTCAAGGCCGCATCGGTGCGCGTGGTGGCCCCGTTGCAGGGCAAGGACGCCGTGGGCGTGGAGATCCCCAACGAGCACCGCCAGTCGGTCTGGTTGCGGGATATTCTGGAGTCCGATGCCTTCCAGAAATCCAAATCCAAACTGACCATCGCCATCGGCAAGGACATTGAAGGCCTGCCCATGGTCGCGGATCTGGCCCGGATGCCGCACCTGCTGGTGGCCGGGGCCACCGGGGCCGGAAAAAGCGTGGGTTTGAACGCGATGATCGTGAGCATCCTGTTCAAGGCCCGGCCGGACGAGGTCAAGTTTTTGTTGGTGGACCCCAAGCGGATCGAGCTGGCCGTGTACGCGGACCTGCCCCACCTGGTGCATCCCGTGGTCACGGACATGTCCCTGGCCAAAAGCGCCCTGGATTGGGCCATGGCCGAGATGGACGCCCGTTACGAAGCCATGGCCGCTTTGGGCGTCCGGCACATCTCGTCGTACCAGCAAAAGGTCGCCGGGCTGCCCCCGGAAGAGGCCGAGCAGCATCGGGCCATGCCCTATCTGGTGATCATTATCGACGAATTGGCGGACCTGATGCTCACCGCGGGCAAGGAAGTGGAGGTGTGCATCGTTCGCTTGGCCCAGTTGGCCCGGGCCGCGGGCATTCATATGATTCTGGCCACGCAACGGCCTTCGGTGGACGTGGTCACCGGGCTGATCAAGGCCAACTTTCCCTGCCGGATCAGCTTTCAGGTCACCTCCAAGCACGACTCCCGGACCATTCTGGATTCCGTGGGCGCGGAGCACCTCCTGGGCCAGGGCGACATGCTCTTTAAGCCCAGCGCTGGAAAGTTGCAGCGGATGCATGGGGCCTTTGTCGGCGACGACGAAATCGCCGCGGTGGTCAAGGCCTGGCACGAACAGCAGCCGCCCAGCTTTGAGCTGGATTTCACCGAGTGGGCCAAGGAGGAGGCCGGAGGCAACAACGGTCTCGGCCCCGAAGGCTCGGACGTGGTGGATGATCCCATCTACAGCCAGGCCGTGGAATTCGTCCTGGAACAGGGCCGGGCCTCCATCTCCCTGCTCCAGCGCCGCTTCCGGATTGGTTTCAACCGCTCGGCCCGGTTCATCGAACAAATGGAAAAGGACGGCCTGCTTGGTGCCCAGGAAGGCAGCAAGCCGCGGGCCGTGATCAAGTCGAAAAAGGGTTGA
- the efp gene encoding elongation factor P, with product MPSTTDFKRGLKIEIDDTPYEIVEFQHVKPGKGGAFVRTKLRNILTGRILDQTYRSGEKFAKPDLESREMQFLYHDGTGYVFMDMTTYEQLSVTEDQAGEKGRYLVDGQQVKVLLYRGQAIDMDMPASVVLEVTETDPGLKGDTVSGSTKPAVVQTGLTVNVPLFINQGDKIKVDTRSGTYISRE from the coding sequence ATGCCTTCGACGACCGACTTCAAGCGCGGACTGAAAATTGAAATCGACGACACGCCCTACGAGATTGTGGAATTCCAGCACGTCAAGCCCGGCAAGGGCGGAGCTTTCGTGCGCACCAAGCTGCGCAACATTCTTACTGGCCGGATACTGGACCAGACCTACCGCTCCGGGGAAAAATTCGCCAAGCCGGACCTGGAATCCCGGGAAATGCAGTTTTTGTATCATGACGGCACGGGCTATGTGTTCATGGACATGACCACCTACGAGCAGCTCAGCGTGACCGAGGATCAGGCCGGGGAGAAGGGCCGCTATCTGGTGGACGGTCAGCAGGTGAAGGTGCTGCTGTATCGCGGCCAGGCCATCGACATGGACATGCCTGCCTCCGTGGTGCTGGAAGTGACCGAGACCGATCCCGGCCTCAAAGGCGACACGGTCAGCGGCTCCACCAAGCCGGCCGTTGTTCAAACCGGTTTGACGGTCAACGTTCCGCTGTTCATCAACCAGGGCGACAAGATCAAGGTTGACACCCGCTCCGGAACCTATATCAGCCGCGAGTAG
- a CDS encoding type II 3-dehydroquinate dehydratase yields the protein MTCRILVLNGPNLGHLGQRQPDIYGSQGMRDLPDLLETLMGRAVDEVELFFFQANGEGRIIDRLEQARNEDVYGVALNAGAYTHTSLALADCLAWIDLPCVEVHLSNILARAESIRHASLIAPHCVGVISGFGLLSYALAVQTLWLRWSTSIAEPS from the coding sequence ATGACCTGTCGCATTCTCGTCCTCAACGGTCCCAATCTCGGCCATCTTGGCCAGCGTCAGCCGGACATCTACGGCTCCCAGGGCATGCGCGACCTGCCGGACCTGCTGGAAACCTTGATGGGTCGGGCCGTGGACGAGGTGGAGCTGTTTTTTTTTCAGGCCAACGGCGAAGGCCGGATCATCGACCGTCTGGAGCAGGCCCGCAACGAGGATGTTTACGGCGTGGCTCTGAACGCCGGGGCCTACACGCACACCAGCTTAGCCCTGGCCGACTGTCTGGCCTGGATCGACCTGCCTTGCGTGGAAGTGCATCTGAGCAACATCCTGGCCAGGGCCGAGTCCATCCGGCACGCTAGTCTGATCGCCCCACACTGCGTCGGCGTGATTTCCGGCTTCGGCCTGCTCAGCTACGCCCTGGCCGTGCAGACGCTCTGGCTGCGATGGTCCACGTCCATCGCCGAACCGTCATAA
- a CDS encoding tRNA (adenine-N1)-methyltransferase, whose protein sequence is MLNPGDLVMLVCPQGKRYVRKVREGETMQTHFGVLEHAALLQSGYGEEVRTHLGHPFRVLKPSLYDMVKMLKRRTQIIYPKEIGYILLKLGIAPGCRVIEAGSGSGALTTALAWYVGDHGRVYTYEQREEFYRLCGENLSWSGLGERVEQFNQNIAEGFLQTNVDALFLDVRTPWDFLDQVVAAIMPGAPVGFLLPTTNQVSSLLVGLEKAPFEDVEVLEILLRRYKPVAERLRPDDRMVAHTGFLVFARHEGRKTARCSESAVNTAKVPADLDIDASNPVDAA, encoded by the coding sequence ATGCTTAATCCAGGTGATCTGGTAATGCTGGTCTGTCCGCAAGGCAAGCGTTACGTTCGAAAAGTTCGCGAAGGCGAAACCATGCAGACCCATTTCGGGGTGCTGGAACACGCGGCCCTGCTTCAGTCCGGGTACGGCGAAGAGGTGCGCACCCATCTCGGTCATCCATTCCGGGTGCTCAAGCCGAGCCTCTACGACATGGTCAAGATGCTCAAGAGGCGGACCCAGATCATCTATCCAAAGGAAATCGGCTATATCCTGCTCAAGTTGGGCATCGCTCCGGGGTGTCGGGTGATCGAGGCCGGCAGCGGTTCGGGCGCGTTGACCACGGCCCTGGCCTGGTATGTCGGGGATCACGGCCGGGTCTACACGTACGAGCAGCGCGAGGAGTTCTACCGCTTGTGCGGCGAAAATCTGAGTTGGTCCGGCTTGGGAGAGCGGGTGGAGCAATTCAATCAAAATATCGCCGAAGGCTTCCTGCAGACCAACGTGGACGCCCTGTTCCTGGACGTACGCACCCCGTGGGACTTCCTGGATCAGGTCGTGGCCGCGATCATGCCCGGCGCGCCGGTGGGCTTCCTGCTGCCCACCACCAATCAGGTCAGCTCCCTGCTGGTCGGCTTGGAAAAGGCCCCTTTCGAAGACGTGGAAGTCCTGGAAATCTTGTTGCGCCGCTACAAGCCCGTAGCCGAACGGCTACGTCCGGACGACCGGATGGTCGCCCATACCGGGTTTCTGGTCTTCGCCCGGCACGAGGGCCGCAAAACTGCGCGATGTTCGGAATCGGCGGTGAATACGGCAAAGGTCCCGGCGGACTTGGATATCGACGCGTCAAATCCCGTGGATGCAGCTTGA
- a CDS encoding radical SAM protein codes for MQFKTLYGPVRSGRLGLSLGVDLLGKRICSLDCIYCEVGPTRIHTLERRAYMPARTILEELRSWKSQGLPRPEFITLGGLGEPCLNLELEEIIIGSRTIFPDIPVAVLTNSTLLHDPAVRRELAATQVILPSLDTLVPSEFIKINKPCSGVTLDNITTGLLEFRERYAGRIFLEILLARGINDSEENLARLRDFIPRLKPDRVDVVTMTRPGASPLAKAVDEQTLIAWRTALRGTTKKEGIQQPASIQGQTQDLAQDLATDAQRELVLNSLRRRPQTIDQVREALGLDPAQTRAVFADLTAQGAIQHARELGEDFFQAAP; via the coding sequence ATGCAATTCAAAACTCTTTACGGCCCGGTCCGATCCGGACGCCTCGGCCTGTCCCTGGGAGTGGACCTCCTGGGCAAGCGCATCTGCTCCCTGGACTGCATCTACTGCGAAGTCGGCCCGACCCGCATCCACACCCTGGAACGCCGCGCCTACATGCCCGCCCGGACCATTCTGGAGGAACTCCGCTCCTGGAAAAGTCAGGGGTTGCCCAGACCGGAGTTCATCACCCTGGGCGGTCTGGGTGAGCCCTGCCTGAACCTGGAACTGGAGGAAATCATCATCGGCAGCCGGACCATCTTTCCGGATATTCCGGTGGCCGTGCTGACCAACTCCACCCTGCTCCACGACCCGGCGGTCCGCCGGGAACTGGCCGCGACGCAGGTGATCCTGCCCTCACTGGACACCCTTGTGCCCAGTGAGTTCATCAAGATAAACAAACCTTGTTCCGGCGTTACATTGGACAATATCACCACCGGACTACTGGAGTTCCGCGAGCGATACGCCGGAAGAATATTTCTGGAAATCCTTTTGGCTCGAGGCATCAACGACAGCGAGGAGAACCTGGCCCGGCTCCGGGACTTCATTCCCAGGCTCAAGCCGGATCGGGTGGATGTGGTCACCATGACCAGGCCTGGCGCGTCCCCTCTGGCCAAGGCGGTGGACGAGCAAACCTTGATCGCTTGGCGTACCGCGTTGCGGGGAACGACCAAGAAAGAGGGGATTCAGCAGCCCGCCTCCATACAGGGCCAAACCCAGGACTTGGCCCAGGACTTGGCAACGGACGCCCAACGCGAGCTGGTGCTGAATTCCCTGCGTCGCCGCCCGCAAACCATCGACCAAGTCCGCGAGGCCCTGGGGCTTGACCCGGCGCAAACCCGCGCCGTATTCGCCGACCTGACCGCCCAGGGCGCGATCCAGCACGCCCGGGAACTCGGCGAGGATTTTTTTCAGGCCGCGCCCTAG
- a CDS encoding Rne/Rng family ribonuclease gives MAPTKKRKKMFISVLPGEQVELILAEDAKITDYFIEMLHQAKTKGNIYKGTVNNIDTALQAAFINYGEARNGFLQIDEVHPEYYLKEHNPENGRKYPPLQKVLKNGQELLVQVVKEPTVNKGGFLTTYLSLAGRFLVLTPGQDQLGVSRKIEDDEERTRLKEILREQDLGEGIGLIARTNSLGQTKTNLLKDLQYLKRLWKDVRKKGMTEKAPVLIYQEKELAFRAVRDYLTSDVGEIWIDHPETMELVKEFVTLTFPRRQNMVKLHADTDRTLWERFNLEKQLQQIFGREVLLPSGGRLVFDQTEALMAVDVNSGKISGSNFNEMVFKTNMEAAQEIGQQLRMRDVGGQIVIDFIEMRDPKHRREVEKELKSSLKVDRARVDVGRLSKFGLLEMVRQRLGSSALSISSEPCPHCQGSGLQRNIEWRALQVLKDIYRRLRAKNCPTPLEYRTEAELALYLLNHKRIMLKDLEDRFQNSILVLTEKCPS, from the coding sequence ATGGCTCCAACAAAGAAACGCAAAAAAATGTTCATCAGCGTGCTGCCCGGTGAACAGGTCGAGTTGATTCTGGCCGAGGACGCCAAGATCACCGACTATTTCATTGAAATGCTGCACCAGGCCAAAACCAAGGGCAACATTTACAAAGGTACCGTGAACAACATCGACACGGCCCTGCAAGCGGCCTTCATCAATTACGGAGAGGCCCGCAACGGCTTTCTGCAGATCGACGAGGTCCACCCCGAATACTATCTCAAGGAACACAACCCGGAAAACGGCCGCAAGTACCCGCCCCTGCAAAAGGTGCTCAAAAACGGCCAGGAGCTGCTGGTCCAGGTGGTCAAGGAACCCACGGTGAACAAAGGTGGCTTCCTGACCACCTACCTCTCCCTGGCCGGTCGCTTCCTGGTGCTCACTCCGGGACAGGATCAACTCGGGGTTTCCCGCAAGATCGAGGACGACGAGGAACGCACCCGGCTCAAGGAAATCCTCCGGGAACAGGACCTGGGCGAGGGCATCGGCCTGATCGCCCGGACCAACAGCCTGGGTCAGACCAAGACCAACCTGCTCAAGGATCTTCAGTACCTGAAGCGACTCTGGAAGGACGTGCGCAAAAAAGGCATGACCGAGAAGGCTCCGGTACTGATCTACCAGGAGAAGGAACTGGCTTTCCGGGCCGTGCGGGACTACCTGACCTCGGACGTCGGTGAAATCTGGATCGACCACCCGGAAACCATGGAACTGGTCAAGGAATTCGTGACCCTGACCTTTCCCCGACGACAGAACATGGTCAAACTGCACGCGGACACGGACCGCACCCTTTGGGAGCGCTTCAACCTGGAAAAACAATTGCAGCAGATCTTCGGGCGCGAGGTGTTGCTGCCCAGCGGCGGACGTCTGGTTTTTGATCAGACTGAGGCCCTGATGGCCGTGGACGTCAACTCCGGCAAAATCAGCGGAAGCAATTTCAACGAAATGGTCTTCAAGACCAACATGGAGGCGGCCCAGGAAATCGGGCAGCAATTGCGGATGCGCGACGTAGGCGGGCAGATCGTGATCGATTTCATTGAGATGCGCGACCCCAAGCACCGCCGCGAAGTGGAAAAGGAACTCAAGTCCTCGCTCAAGGTCGACCGGGCCCGGGTGGACGTGGGTCGGCTCTCCAAGTTCGGCCTGCTGGAAATGGTCCGCCAGCGCCTGGGCTCCTCGGCCCTGTCCATCAGCTCCGAGCCCTGCCCGCACTGCCAGGGCTCGGGACTGCAACGCAACATTGAATGGCGCGCCCTCCAGGTCCTGAAGGACATCTACCGCAGACTGCGCGCCAAGAACTGCCCCACGCCCCTGGAATACCGCACCGAGGCCGAATTGGCCCTGTACCTGCTGAACCACAAGCGGATCATGCTCAAGGACCTGGAGGACCGCTTCCAGAATTCGATTCTCGTGCTTACCGAGAAATGTCCGAGCTAA
- a CDS encoding epoxyqueuosine reductase QueH: MSELKPGATLLHVCCGPCSLVPVQTLRKQGDEVVGLFFNPNIHGVEEYFKRREAVLQAAQGLDCPMICLDAEYDPRRFFQVVHGREDHRCPACYRLRLERTFAYAREHGFSTVSTTLLYSIYQDRDAIVAIGRELEGRTGIRFQDRDFRPGWQAGIDLSRQWGLYRQSYCGCLYSELERRRKKLNRLTDSSSPT; this comes from the coding sequence ATGTCCGAGCTAAAGCCCGGCGCAACCCTGCTCCACGTCTGCTGCGGACCGTGCTCCCTGGTGCCGGTGCAAACGCTGCGGAAGCAGGGGGATGAGGTCGTGGGGTTGTTCTTCAATCCGAACATCCACGGCGTGGAGGAGTATTTCAAGCGCCGGGAGGCGGTGCTTCAGGCCGCTCAAGGACTGGACTGCCCGATGATCTGCCTGGACGCGGAATACGACCCGCGCCGTTTTTTCCAGGTCGTGCACGGCCGGGAAGACCACCGCTGCCCCGCCTGCTACCGGCTGCGCCTGGAGCGGACCTTCGCTTACGCGAGGGAACACGGTTTTTCCACCGTGAGCACCACCCTGCTCTACAGCATCTACCAGGACCGGGACGCCATCGTGGCCATTGGCCGGGAACTGGAAGGCCGGACCGGAATCCGCTTCCAGGACCGGGATTTCCGCCCCGGCTGGCAAGCGGGAATCGACCTGTCCCGGCAATGGGGGCTGTACCGCCAGAGCTACTGCGGCTGCCTGTACAGCGAACTGGAGCGCCGCCGCAAAAAGCTGAACCGGCTGACGGACAGCTCCAGTCCGACGTGA
- the hemW gene encoding radical SAM family heme chaperone HemW, producing the protein MLLYIHIPFCRSKCGYCSFFSIPAPSATDLEAYLDHLKAEIALWGRRLGRAGIRRSVSSIYFGGGTPSLLSLKQMERIASALARTFELAPGLEWSLEANPDSAADPDYLRGLLVLGVNRLSLGLQSLDNKKLEVLGRRHQSAQGVKAFDLARRAGFANISLDLIWGLPGQRALEWLRELETVVNLQPDHLSCYGLTLEEETPLAQAVADGKIELPPENEQAKMFLQGAELLESKGYLHYEISNFSRMGFACRHNQGYWQSQSYLGLGAGAVSTLGGLRWENPKNLKDYAELVRTERIGETSAALTPADKVKELVMLSLRTTKGLSLTEYRQRTGQDFLRRHRRLIQVLRQNELIRVHSGLLRLTRSGMLVSNAILERFLQDIPGHLPNDTRDHAPASDIGSKSKS; encoded by the coding sequence ATGTTGCTGTATATCCACATCCCCTTCTGCCGGAGCAAGTGCGGGTACTGCTCCTTCTTCTCGATCCCCGCCCCAAGCGCGACCGACCTGGAGGCCTACCTGGACCATCTCAAGGCCGAAATCGCCCTCTGGGGACGACGGCTGGGCAGGGCCGGAATCCGGCGATCCGTCTCCTCCATCTACTTCGGCGGCGGAACGCCCAGCCTGCTTTCCCTGAAACAGATGGAGCGAATCGCATCGGCCCTGGCCCGAACCTTCGAGCTGGCCCCGGGCCTGGAATGGAGCCTGGAGGCCAATCCGGACTCCGCGGCTGACCCGGACTATCTGCGCGGCCTGCTCGTCCTGGGCGTGAACCGGCTCAGCCTGGGATTGCAAAGCCTGGACAATAAGAAACTGGAGGTACTGGGTCGGCGGCACCAGTCCGCCCAAGGCGTGAAGGCCTTTGACCTTGCTCGCCGGGCGGGTTTCGCGAACATCAGCCTGGATCTGATCTGGGGACTGCCCGGACAACGGGCCCTGGAATGGCTGCGTGAGCTGGAAACCGTGGTCAATCTCCAGCCCGACCACCTCTCCTGCTACGGCCTGACCTTGGAAGAAGAGACGCCCCTGGCCCAGGCCGTAGCGGACGGAAAAATCGAGTTGCCGCCCGAAAACGAGCAGGCCAAGATGTTTCTGCAGGGGGCGGAGTTGCTGGAATCAAAGGGGTACCTGCACTACGAAATTTCCAACTTCAGCCGGATGGGCTTCGCCTGCCGCCACAACCAGGGCTACTGGCAATCCCAAAGCTACCTTGGCCTGGGGGCCGGGGCGGTCTCCACCCTGGGCGGCCTGCGCTGGGAAAACCCGAAGAACCTGAAGGATTATGCCGAACTGGTCCGCACGGAACGGATCGGTGAAACGTCCGCGGCCCTGACGCCCGCGGACAAGGTCAAGGAACTGGTCATGCTCTCCCTGCGCACCACCAAGGGACTCAGTCTGACCGAATACCGACAACGCACCGGCCAGGATTTCCTGCGCAGACACCGCCGCCTGATCCAGGTTCTCCGGCAAAACGAATTGATCCGGGTCCATTCCGGCCTGCTGCGCCTGACCAGATCTGGGATGCTGGTCAGCAACGCCATCCTCGAACGCTTCCTGCAGGACATCCCCGGCCATCTTCCAAACGACACACGGGATCACGCCCCTGCATCGGACATAGGATCGAAATCGAAATCGTGA
- a CDS encoding DMT family transporter — MQTWYLYSLLALLLLGGQRFLYKVAAAKNCGTFLTTFCFMITVAVLSTGLLLLFPPVVPSLAFLALISLANSLTFVSATLAHIQALKHMPATVAYPLIRMNIVLVVLFAVFFLQERLETQQILGVALSFATIWVLARDNAPDNDARTRAKGLILVFVAMLAGALSAISSRYAALHTDLLAFIALSYVFSTLFTLALAPRMFAPDQAHTVPRSSRKLAAGIGLAMGLLNLAGFYLFLKALALGPLAIVASINGMHFLVAVVLSVLIFREKLTLGRLLGLALAIVAIVLLRG; from the coding sequence ATGCAAACCTGGTATCTCTACTCCTTGCTGGCCCTGCTGCTCCTGGGCGGACAGCGCTTTCTGTACAAGGTCGCCGCAGCCAAGAATTGCGGCACCTTCCTGACCACCTTTTGCTTCATGATCACCGTGGCCGTGCTCAGCACCGGCCTGCTGCTGCTCTTTCCGCCGGTCGTGCCCAGCCTAGCCTTCCTGGCCCTGATCTCCCTGGCCAACAGCCTGACCTTCGTCAGCGCCACCCTGGCCCACATCCAGGCCCTGAAACACATGCCCGCCACCGTGGCCTATCCGTTGATCCGGATGAACATCGTGCTGGTGGTCCTCTTTGCCGTGTTTTTCCTCCAGGAGCGGCTTGAGACCCAGCAGATTCTGGGCGTTGCTCTCTCCTTCGCCACCATCTGGGTACTGGCCCGGGACAACGCCCCGGACAACGACGCCCGAACCAGGGCCAAGGGCCTGATCCTGGTTTTCGTGGCCATGCTGGCCGGGGCTCTCTCGGCCATCAGCTCCAGATACGCAGCCCTGCATACGGATCTGTTGGCCTTCATCGCCCTGTCCTACGTCTTCTCCACCCTCTTCACACTGGCCCTGGCCCCAAGGATGTTCGCCCCAGACCAAGCCCACACCGTACCCCGGAGCTCACGCAAACTGGCCGCGGGCATCGGCCTGGCCATGGGCCTGCTCAACCTGGCCGGGTTCTACCTCTTCCTGAAAGCTCTGGCCCTGGGTCCGCTGGCCATCGTGGCCTCGATCAACGGCATGCACTTTCTGGTGGCCGTGGTGCTGTCCGTGCTAATTTTCCGAGAAAAATTAACCCTCGGCCGCCTGCTGGGGCTGGCTCTGGCCATTGTCGCCATCGTGCTGCTGCGGGGATGA
- a CDS encoding nucleotidyl transferase family protein, which produces MYDIGVIHGRFQVPHNDHLRYLLAGKALCRHLVVGVTNPDPSLTSEVAVDRNRSSAQANPLTFYERLVILRDILLEAGVSQPETTIVPLPITHPDLYRHYVPLDAVFLLSICDDWGLHKLSQFQALSLRTHVLWDVPPDQKGISGTEVRQAMIDDRPWEHLTPAATVRHCRAWNIAERLRGLE; this is translated from the coding sequence ATGTACGACATCGGCGTGATTCACGGTCGGTTTCAGGTTCCGCACAACGACCACTTGAGATATCTGCTGGCCGGCAAGGCGCTGTGCCGCCACCTTGTCGTGGGCGTCACCAACCCGGATCCCAGCCTGACCTCCGAGGTGGCCGTGGACCGCAACCGTTCCAGCGCCCAGGCCAACCCCCTGACCTTTTACGAACGCTTGGTGATTCTCCGGGACATCCTTCTGGAAGCCGGAGTCAGCCAACCAGAAACCACCATCGTTCCCCTGCCCATCACTCACCCCGACCTTTATCGCCACTATGTCCCTTTGGACGCGGTTTTTCTGCTTTCCATCTGCGATGACTGGGGCCTCCACAAACTGAGCCAGTTTCAGGCTCTGAGCCTGCGAACCCATGTTCTTTGGGACGTTCCCCCGGACCAAAAAGGCATCAGCGGCACGGAGGTTCGTCAAGCCATGATCGACGACCGGCCCTGGGAACACCTGACCCCGGCGGCCACGGTTCGGCATTGTCGGGCCTGGAACATCGCGGAGAGGCTGCGGGGGCTTGAATAA